A single Ascochyta rabiei chromosome 4, complete sequence DNA region contains:
- a CDS encoding Cell wall assembly regulator, variant 2 produces MAQSVGSFFQSFWHTMTSNDRHASHDSPYRTGRHIPIPQSRHSALTSIATSGVDSRVDLSSSYAHDDIATSNGFIGSPKGPMSPSSPYSPGMRGSLSRQATADADTFDKGPNGEIQMQNFNEGLPPPPPVSHSWKRIDRWVEDHYEELFDNICEGATANDVNELEHDLDATLPMDIRESLQVHDGQERGGLPTGVLFGLMLLDCEEIVMEWKNWRKVAEEYLTSKPDYRSPQIPVKAFAGSSTAAPIAQPQTTGNPLWRQDLQARQDSQPPNAIQKAYAHPAWIPLARDWGGNYLATDLAPGPTGTWGQIIIFGRDYDCKFVVARSWAALVAMIADDMASNDVHIDEESGELKLLTFKKQNVEPPYLEILRWRCDQKYGRRPVNKRRPNSGLRINPNAPGSVVPSSTASSPYHSPVIGPQDRGRSPHRLSTKQKGVSPRGKLSSPLARVAEENAQPIRVHTDLDAKTATSADKLISVDTPRPSDDFPVRASLSSDKENKKEGSEEKTKPASLKSPIAETADLKTVEI; encoded by the exons ATGGCACAATC CGTCGGCTCCTTCTTCCAGTCGTTCTGGCACACAATGACGTCCAACGACCGCCATGCCTCGCACGACTCCCCCTACCGCACCGGGCGCCACATTCCCATCCCGCAGAGCCGTCACAGCGCCCTCACCTCCATTGCCACGAGCGGCGTCGACTCGCGCGTCGACCTCTCCTCCTCGTACGCACACGACGACATTGCGACCAGCAACGGCTTCATTGGCTCGCCCAAGGGCCCCATGTCGCCGAGCTCCCCCTACTCGCCTGGAATGCGCGGTTCACTGAGCCGCCAGGCCACGGCCGACGCAGACACGTTCGACAAGGGCCCCAACGGCGAGATCCAGATGCAGAACTTCAACGAGGGCCTACCTCCCCCGCCGCCCGTCTCGCACTCGTGGAAGCGCATTGACCGCTGGGTGGAGGACCACTACGAGGAGCTCTTCGACAACATCTGCGAGGGCGCCACCGCAAACGACGTCAACGAGCTGGAGCACGACCTCGACGCAACCCTTCCGATGGACATCCGCGAGTCGTTGCAGGTCCACGACGGTCAGGAGCGTGGTGGCCTGCCCACTGGTGTGCTGTTTGGCCTGATGTTGCTCGACTGCGAGGAGATTGTCATGGAGTGGAAGAACTGGCGCAAGGTCGCTGAAGAGTACCTCACCTCCAAGCCTGATTACCGATCGCCCCAAATCCCTGTCAAGGCCTTTGCTGGCTCTTCTACAGCCGCCCCCATCGCCCAGCCCCAGACGACCGGCAACCCGCTTTGGCGACAAGACTTGCAGGCTCGCCAGGACTCGCAGCCACCAAACGCTATCCAGAAGGCTTACGCACACCCTGCCTGGATTCCCCTTGCTCGCGACTGGGGAGGCAACTACCTCGCTACCGATCTTGCTCCTGGTCCCACGGGAACATGGGGTCAGATCATCATCTTTGGGCGAGACTACGACTGCAAGTTTGTCGTTGCGCGCTCATGGGCTGCCCTCGTTGCCATGATTGCCGACGACATGGCCTCGAACGACGTCCACATCGACGAGGAAAGCGGCGAGCTCAAGCTCCTTACTTTCAAGAAGCAGAACGTCGAGCCACCATACCTCGAGATCCTGCGTTGGCGGTGCGACCAGAAGTATGGCCGAAGGCCAGTGAACAAGCGACGACCAAACAGCGGCCTGCGCATCAACCCCAACGCTCCAGGAAGTGTCGTGCCCAGCTCCACCGCCAGCAGTCCCTACCACAGCCCTGTCATCGGCCCTCAAGATCGTGGTCGCAGCCCTCACCGTTTGTCGACAAAGCAGAAGGGTGTCAGCCCGCGAGGCAAGCTATCGAGCCCCCTCGCCAGAGTCGCCGAAGAGAATGCACAGCCCATTCGCGTGCACACCGACCTCGATGCGAAGACTGCTACCTCCGCGGACAAGCTCATCTCAGTCGACACCCCGAGGCCGAGCGATGACTTTCCTGTACGCGCCAGCCTGAGCAGTGACAAGGAGAACAAGAAGGAGGGCTCAGAAGAAAAGACAAAGCCCGCTTCGTTGAAGAGCCCCATCGCGGAGACTGCAGACTTGAAGACGGTCGAGATATAG
- a CDS encoding Cell wall assembly regulator → MLLHLHLRLRLHLHLLLLLLLLRRRIAVLDTPLILTAHSVGSFFQSFWHTMTSNDRHASHDSPYRTGRHIPIPQSRHSALTSIATSGVDSRVDLSSSYAHDDIATSNGFIGSPKGPMSPSSPYSPGMRGSLSRQATADADTFDKGPNGEIQMQNFNEGLPPPPPVSHSWKRIDRWVEDHYEELFDNICEGATANDVNELEHDLDATLPMDIRESLQVHDGQERGGLPTGVLFGLMLLDCEEIVMEWKNWRKVAEEYLTSKPDYRSPQIPVKAFAGSSTAAPIAQPQTTGNPLWRQDLQARQDSQPPNAIQKAYAHPAWIPLARDWGGNYLATDLAPGPTGTWGQIIIFGRDYDCKFVVARSWAALVAMIADDMASNDVHIDEESGELKLLTFKKQNVEPPYLEILRWRCDQKYGRRPVNKRRPNSGLRINPNAPGSVVPSSTASSPYHSPVIGPQDRGRSPHRLSTKQKGVSPRGKLSSPLARVAEENAQPIRVHTDLDAKTATSADKLISVDTPRPSDDFPVRASLSSDKENKKEGSEEKTKPASLKSPIAETADLKTVEI, encoded by the coding sequence ATGCttctgcacctgcacctgcgcctgcgcctgcacctgcacctgctcctgctcctgctcctgctcagGCGCAGAATCGCTGTTCTGGACACCCCCCTCATACTGACTGCGCACAGCGTCGGCTCCTTCTTCCAGTCGTTCTGGCACACAATGACGTCCAACGACCGCCATGCCTCGCACGACTCCCCCTACCGCACCGGGCGCCACATTCCCATCCCGCAGAGCCGTCACAGCGCCCTCACCTCCATTGCCACGAGCGGCGTCGACTCGCGCGTCGACCTCTCCTCCTCGTACGCACACGACGACATTGCGACCAGCAACGGCTTCATTGGCTCGCCCAAGGGCCCCATGTCGCCGAGCTCCCCCTACTCGCCTGGAATGCGCGGTTCACTGAGCCGCCAGGCCACGGCCGACGCAGACACGTTCGACAAGGGCCCCAACGGCGAGATCCAGATGCAGAACTTCAACGAGGGCCTACCTCCCCCGCCGCCCGTCTCGCACTCGTGGAAGCGCATTGACCGCTGGGTGGAGGACCACTACGAGGAGCTCTTCGACAACATCTGCGAGGGCGCCACCGCAAACGACGTCAACGAGCTGGAGCACGACCTCGACGCAACCCTTCCGATGGACATCCGCGAGTCGTTGCAGGTCCACGACGGTCAGGAGCGTGGTGGCCTGCCCACTGGTGTGCTGTTTGGCCTGATGTTGCTCGACTGCGAGGAGATTGTCATGGAGTGGAAGAACTGGCGCAAGGTCGCTGAAGAGTACCTCACCTCCAAGCCTGATTACCGATCGCCCCAAATCCCTGTCAAGGCCTTTGCTGGCTCTTCTACAGCCGCCCCCATCGCCCAGCCCCAGACGACCGGCAACCCGCTTTGGCGACAAGACTTGCAGGCTCGCCAGGACTCGCAGCCACCAAACGCTATCCAGAAGGCTTACGCACACCCTGCCTGGATTCCCCTTGCTCGCGACTGGGGAGGCAACTACCTCGCTACCGATCTTGCTCCTGGTCCCACGGGAACATGGGGTCAGATCATCATCTTTGGGCGAGACTACGACTGCAAGTTTGTCGTTGCGCGCTCATGGGCTGCCCTCGTTGCCATGATTGCCGACGACATGGCCTCGAACGACGTCCACATCGACGAGGAAAGCGGCGAGCTCAAGCTCCTTACTTTCAAGAAGCAGAACGTCGAGCCACCATACCTCGAGATCCTGCGTTGGCGGTGCGACCAGAAGTATGGCCGAAGGCCAGTGAACAAGCGACGACCAAACAGCGGCCTGCGCATCAACCCCAACGCTCCAGGAAGTGTCGTGCCCAGCTCCACCGCCAGCAGTCCCTACCACAGCCCTGTCATCGGCCCTCAAGATCGTGGTCGCAGCCCTCACCGTTTGTCGACAAAGCAGAAGGGTGTCAGCCCGCGAGGCAAGCTATCGAGCCCCCTCGCCAGAGTCGCCGAAGAGAATGCACAGCCCATTCGCGTGCACACCGACCTCGATGCGAAGACTGCTACCTCCGCGGACAAGCTCATCTCAGTCGACACCCCGAGGCCGAGCGATGACTTTCCTGTACGCGCCAGCCTGAGCAGTGACAAGGAGAACAAGAAGGAGGGCTCAGAAGAAAAGACAAAGCCCGCTTCGTTGAAGAGCCCCATCGCGGAGACTGCAGACTTGAAGACGGTCGAGATATAG
- a CDS encoding Ribonuclease III: MSQKRGGSFNHYDSRNQFDKRSRPNQPSFNSASYSNSNSNRDARQQYPLQRSHGHQQPRGGVGATVHAELSKADMQTGLVALLDRLVADETRPDADRDVLHHASELRRLLARKGNPVSAASRRELDEKRPGTAPKVEIPAYVHRKVQEAKDLPPLPPIDEPYIHDAVFTHRSFIVKNGEKGTYTDLDLDYERLEFLGDAYIELMASHALYSRFPHVDVPQLCSWRERLVENSMLGKFSEAYGFMDRLRHHSHWDRNSKAWKKVVADIFEAYVAGIVLADPQNGFNIADEWLTELWAPQLLSFKEKIIEDPHAKNKLAALIVVNEIRLGYREERPMIYEKGSNLQKYFMGVYLTGWGYQDEWLGSGEGQNKANASSAAAADAIKKNSSVIQNAAKQKAELVAKRREEKAKVEAEVAAKVADEDKTVSLLAGEETDKSKNKKRERDSADAEKTSKKKHKRDRKEKQQKDSTDGESLA; this comes from the coding sequence ATGTCACAGAAACGTGGCGGTTCGTTCAATCACTACGACAGCCGGAATCAGTTCGACAAGCGCAGTCGCCCAAATCAGCCCTCGTTCAATTCTGCATCTTACAGCAACAGCAATAGCAACCGCGATGCCCGACAGCAGTACCCGCTGCAGCGCAGCCACGGCCACCAGCAACCTCGTGGCGGTGTCGGTGCTACCGTTCATGCCGAATTGTCTAAAGCAGACATGCAAACAGGGCTCGTAGCCTTGCTGGACCGATTGGTTGCCGATGAAACCAGACCTGACGCCGACCGCGATGTCCTACACCATGCAAGTGAGCTGCGAAGACTCCTTGCCCGCAAAGGCAACCCTGTTTCTGCAGCATCACGGCGCGAACTCGACGAGAAGCGGCCTGGGACAGCGCCCAAGGTCGAAATACCCGCATACGTCCACCGCAAAGTCCAAGAAGCCAAGGACCTTCCACCGCTCCCGCCCATCGACGAGCCCTACATACACGATGCAGTCTTCACGCACCGTTCTTTCATCGTTAAGAATGGCGAAAAGGGCACTTACACCGATCTCGACCTCGACTACGAACGTCTCGAATTTCTTGGCGACGCCTACATCGAGCTCATGGCCTCGCACGCGCTCTACAGTAGATTTCCCCACGTCGACGTGCCTCAGCTATGTTCTTGGCGAGAGCGCCTTGTAGAGAATTCCATGCTGGGCAAGTTCTCCGAAGCGTATGGATTTATGGATCGGCTACGGCACCACAGCCATTGGGACCGCAACTCAAAGGCATGGAAGAAAGTCGTTGCCGATATCTTCGAAGCCTACGTTGCCGGCATCGTTCTGGCCGACCCGCAGAATGGCTTCAACATTGCGGATGAGTGGCTCACAGAGCTCTGGGCGCCGCAATTACTCAGCTTTAAGGAGAAGATTATTGAAGACCCACATGCAAAGAACAAGCTTGCCGCGTTGATTGTTGTCAATGAAATCAGACTTGGATACCGCGAAGAGCGTCCCATGATATACGAGAAGGGCAGCAATCTGCAGAAGTATTTCATGGGGGTGTACCTGACGGGCTGGGGTTACCAGGATGAATGGCTCGGCAGCGGAGAGGGGCAGAACAAGGCCAACGCTTCCTCGGCGGCGGCAGCTGATGCCATCAAGAAAAACAGCAGCGTGATCCAGAACGCAGCAAAGCAGAAGGCCGAGCTTGTCGCGAAGAGGAGGGAAGAGAAGGCAAAGGTCGAAGCAGAGGTTGCTGCTAAGGTAGCTGATGAGGACAAGACAGTGTCGCTGCTAGCTGGCGAAGAGACAGACAAGAGTAAAAACAAGAAAAGGGAGAGAGATTCTGCAGATGCCGAGAAAACGTCCAAGAAGAAGCACAAGAGAGACAGGAAAGAGAAGCAGCAGAAGGACTCGACTGATGGCGAGTCGTTGGCGTAG